A stretch of Rhizobium sp. TH2 DNA encodes these proteins:
- a CDS encoding sulfotransferase family 2 domain-containing protein yields MFVSKKLVYLQMQKTGSTHVTKVLKKHTKGKTKERHEQLEDYDAYKDRLIVSSVRNPWDWYVSLWAFGCGGSGGFHKYLVATPWSEIRHAQKHGGVGAAAGALARSAARIGRRPDWKALYADASNEANFRAWLKLVLGEEGRHIQKEGYATSDVKSVIGFKTYRFLALTTEFDKWNNIGRKARTYDELSRFADEHTITRRILRMETLNGDIYDMLQAVGAKVTMEDIETIGKTNVSVHRKYDTYYDDETYKLVADRDRFIIDRYGYKMF; encoded by the coding sequence TCCAGATGCAGAAAACCGGCAGCACCCATGTGACCAAGGTGCTGAAGAAGCATACCAAGGGCAAGACGAAGGAACGCCACGAACAGCTGGAGGACTATGACGCCTACAAGGACCGGCTGATCGTTTCATCCGTCCGCAATCCCTGGGACTGGTACGTCTCGCTCTGGGCCTTCGGCTGCGGCGGGAGCGGCGGCTTCCACAAATATCTCGTGGCCACGCCCTGGAGCGAAATCCGCCACGCGCAAAAGCATGGCGGCGTCGGCGCAGCGGCAGGAGCGCTGGCGAGATCGGCAGCCCGCATCGGACGCCGCCCGGACTGGAAAGCGCTCTATGCCGATGCTTCCAACGAGGCGAACTTCCGGGCCTGGCTGAAGCTCGTACTGGGCGAAGAGGGCAGGCACATCCAGAAGGAAGGCTATGCCACGAGCGACGTGAAATCCGTGATCGGCTTCAAGACATACCGCTTCCTGGCGCTGACCACGGAATTCGACAAGTGGAACAATATCGGCCGCAAGGCCCGGACCTATGACGAGCTCTCACGCTTCGCCGACGAGCACACGATCACCAGGCGCATCCTCCGGATGGAAACATTGAACGGCGATATCTACGACATGCTGCAAGCGGTCGGCGCGAAGGTGACGATGGAAGACATCGAGACGATCGGCAAGACCAACGTCTCCGTCCACCGCAAATACGATACCTATTATGACGACGAGACCTACAAGCTCGTTGCCGATCGCGACCGCTTCATCATCGACCGCTACGGATACAAGATGTTCTGA